One window from the genome of Pantoea cypripedii encodes:
- the trkH gene encoding Trk system potassium transporter TrkH has product MHFRAITRIVGLLVILFSVTMILPGLVALIYRDGAGRAFSQTFMMAIVIGSLLWWPNRKQKTELKPREGFLIVVLFWTVLGSVGAMPFMFAEQPHLSVTDAFFESFSGLTTTGATTLVGLDSLPKAILFYRQMLQWLGGMGIIVLAVAILPILGVGGMQLYRAEMPGPLKDNKMRPRIAETAKTLWLIYVLLTIACAVALWLAGMPVFDAIGHSFSTIAIGGFSTHDASIGYFNSPTINTIIAIFLLISGCNYGLHFSLLSGRSLKVYWRDPEFRMFIGVQLTLVVICTVVLWFHDVYSSGLQTLSQAFFQVVSMATTAGFTTDSIARWPLFLPVLLLCSAFIGGCAGSTGGGLKVIRILLLCKQGSRELKRLVHPNAVYTIKLGNRALPERILEAVWGFFSAYALVFLVSMLAIIATGVDDFSAFAAVAATLNNLGPGLGVVADNFASMNDVAKWILILTMLFGRLEVFTLLVLFTPTFWRE; this is encoded by the coding sequence ATGCATTTTCGCGCCATTACCCGCATTGTGGGCCTGCTGGTGATTTTGTTCTCAGTGACCATGATTCTGCCCGGTCTGGTGGCTCTGATTTATCGTGACGGTGCCGGACGGGCGTTCAGTCAGACCTTCATGATGGCCATCGTAATTGGCTCATTGCTGTGGTGGCCCAATCGCAAGCAGAAAACAGAACTGAAGCCACGCGAAGGGTTTCTGATCGTGGTGCTGTTCTGGACCGTGCTGGGCAGCGTCGGGGCGATGCCGTTTATGTTTGCTGAGCAGCCCCATCTGTCGGTGACTGATGCGTTCTTCGAATCCTTTTCAGGATTAACCACCACCGGGGCGACAACGCTGGTGGGGCTGGATTCATTGCCTAAAGCGATTCTTTTCTATCGCCAGATGCTGCAATGGCTCGGGGGGATGGGGATTATCGTGCTGGCGGTGGCGATCCTGCCGATTCTGGGGGTAGGGGGAATGCAGCTATACCGCGCTGAAATGCCGGGTCCGCTGAAAGATAACAAAATGCGCCCCCGTATCGCGGAAACCGCCAAGACCTTGTGGCTGATCTATGTGCTACTCACCATAGCCTGTGCGGTAGCGCTGTGGCTGGCGGGGATGCCAGTGTTTGATGCCATCGGCCATAGTTTTTCCACCATCGCTATTGGCGGCTTCTCTACCCATGATGCCAGTATTGGTTACTTCAATAGTCCGACCATTAACACCATTATCGCGATATTCCTGCTGATCTCCGGCTGTAACTATGGTTTGCACTTCTCTTTATTGAGTGGCCGCAGCCTGAAAGTGTACTGGCGCGATCCCGAGTTTCGTATGTTTATTGGTGTGCAGCTGACGCTGGTGGTGATCTGCACGGTGGTGCTGTGGTTCCACGATGTCTATTCCAGTGGCCTGCAAACGCTGAGTCAGGCCTTTTTCCAGGTGGTCTCTATGGCGACCACTGCCGGGTTTACCACCGATAGCATTGCGCGTTGGCCGTTATTCCTGCCGGTACTGTTGCTGTGTTCTGCATTTATCGGTGGTTGCGCGGGTTCTACTGGTGGGGGTCTGAAAGTGATTCGCATCCTGTTGTTGTGTAAACAAGGTTCACGTGAGCTGAAGCGCCTCGTCCATCCGAATGCGGTTTACACTATTAAGTTAGGTAACCGTGCACTGCCGGAGCGTATTCTGGAAGCGGTATGGGGATTCTTCTCGGCCTATGCGCTGGTGTTCCTGGTCAGCATGCTGGCGATTATCGCCACCGGCGTTGATGACTTTTCCGCCTTTGCTGCTGTCGCTGCGACCCTCAACAACCTCGGACCGGGCCTTGGCGTGGTGGCCGATAACTTTGCCTCTATGAATGATGTGGCGAAGTGGATTCTGATTTTGACCATGTTATTCGGTCGTCTTGAGGTGTTTACCTTGTTGGTTCTCTTTACCCCAACCTTCTGGCGCGAATGA
- a CDS encoding IMPACT family protein: MNAYDIPAEAVSLSEETIKKSRFITLLAHTNGVEAARAFVQQIKAEHPTARHHCWAWVAGAPDDSQQLGFSDDGEPSGTAGKPMLAQLMGSGVGEITAVVVRYYGGIMLGTGGLVKAYGGGVQQGLKRLTRCRKVPMQSFTLQCEYAQLSDIERLLQRFDGRVEESHYLDRITLQLALPHSQIEGFRQNLSDYSRGVLTLIPLEN, encoded by the coding sequence ATGAACGCTTATGACATTCCCGCTGAGGCTGTGAGTCTCAGCGAGGAAACCATTAAGAAAAGCCGCTTTATTACGCTGCTGGCGCATACCAACGGCGTAGAAGCAGCGCGTGCTTTTGTGCAGCAGATTAAAGCTGAACATCCCACAGCCCGCCATCACTGCTGGGCATGGGTAGCAGGCGCGCCGGATGATTCACAGCAGCTGGGCTTTTCTGATGATGGTGAACCCTCAGGCACGGCGGGAAAACCGATGCTGGCTCAGCTGATGGGGAGCGGTGTGGGTGAAATCACGGCGGTAGTGGTGCGTTACTATGGCGGCATTATGCTCGGTACCGGTGGGCTGGTGAAAGCCTATGGTGGTGGTGTCCAGCAGGGTTTAAAAAGGCTTACCCGTTGCCGTAAAGTGCCGATGCAATCTTTCACCCTGCAATGCGAATATGCGCAGCTCAGCGATATTGAACGTCTGCTACAGCGCTTTGACGGCAGGGTGGAAGAGAGTCATTATCTGGATCGCATTACCCTGCAACTGGCATTACCGCATAGCCAGATCGAAGGCTTTCGGCAAAACCTCTCTGACTACAGTCGGGGCGTGCTGACGCTCATCCCGCTGGAAAACTAA
- the hemG gene encoding menaquinone-dependent protoporphyrinogen IX dehydrogenase: MKALIVYSSRDGQTQKIAGRIAQTLAPQQLCDVIDVQQATSLDWAQYDRVLIGASIRYGHFHPALMKFVTTHLSQLQQRASGFFSVNLTARKADKCTPETNVYTHKFLAQSPWQPDCCAVFAGALRYPHYRWFDRVMIQLIMRMTGGETDTSKEVEYTDWQKVALFAQDFAQLPGKVL, from the coding sequence ATGAAAGCGTTGATTGTTTATTCCAGCCGTGACGGGCAAACCCAAAAAATTGCCGGACGCATTGCGCAAACCCTGGCACCCCAGCAGCTGTGCGATGTGATTGATGTACAGCAGGCCACCTCTCTCGACTGGGCGCAGTATGATCGCGTGCTGATTGGGGCATCAATTCGCTATGGTCATTTCCATCCTGCCTTAATGAAGTTTGTGACCACGCATCTGTCACAGCTGCAACAGCGCGCCAGCGGTTTCTTTAGTGTGAACCTGACGGCGCGCAAGGCGGATAAATGCACGCCGGAAACCAATGTCTATACGCATAAGTTTCTTGCGCAGTCACCCTGGCAACCTGATTGCTGCGCAGTGTTTGCCGGGGCGCTGCGTTATCCGCACTATCGCTGGTTCGATCGCGTGATGATTCAGTTGATTATGCGAATGACGGGTGGCGAAACCGATACTTCGAAAGAAGTGGAATATACCGACTGGCAGAAAGTCGCTCTTTTTGCCCAGGATTTTGCGCAATTACCAGGCAAAGTGTTGTGA
- the fadA gene encoding acetyl-CoA C-acyltransferase FadA, translating to MENVVIIDAARTPMGRSKGGAFRQVRAEDLSAHLMRELLSRNPALDPATLDDIIWGCVQQTLEQGFNIARNAALLAEIPHRVPASTVNRLCGSSMQALHDAARAIMVGDAQSCLIGGVEHMGHVPMSHGVDFHPGLSRTVAKAAGMMGLTAEMLARMHHISREQQDAFALRSHQRAWQATQRGDFKREIIPTYGHDVDGVLKRYDADEVIREDASLEGLAALKPAFDPVNGTVTAGSSSALSDGAAAMLIMGESRARELGLTPRARIRSMAVVGCDPSIMGYGPVPASKLALKRAGLTVQDIGLFELNEAFAAQTLPCLKDLGLLEQIDEKVNLNGGAIALGHPLGCSGARISTTLLNLMEKRDVQFGLATMCIGLGQGIATVFERL from the coding sequence ATGGAAAATGTCGTTATTATCGATGCTGCCCGCACGCCAATGGGCCGTTCCAAAGGCGGAGCGTTTCGTCAGGTGCGCGCAGAAGATCTCTCAGCCCATCTGATGCGCGAATTACTCAGCCGCAACCCGGCACTCGATCCCGCCACGCTGGATGACATCATCTGGGGCTGCGTGCAGCAAACGCTGGAGCAGGGTTTTAACATTGCCCGTAATGCGGCGCTGCTGGCGGAGATACCACATCGCGTCCCCGCCAGTACCGTGAACCGCTTATGCGGGTCGTCAATGCAGGCACTGCACGATGCCGCGCGCGCCATTATGGTGGGCGATGCCCAAAGTTGCCTGATTGGCGGTGTCGAACATATGGGTCACGTGCCGATGAGTCACGGTGTGGATTTTCATCCCGGCCTGAGCCGCACGGTGGCGAAAGCCGCTGGGATGATGGGGCTGACCGCCGAAATGCTGGCACGGATGCACCATATCAGCCGCGAACAGCAGGATGCCTTTGCGTTACGCTCACATCAGCGCGCCTGGCAGGCCACCCAGCGCGGCGATTTTAAACGGGAAATTATCCCGACCTATGGTCACGATGTTGATGGCGTACTGAAACGCTATGACGCCGATGAAGTGATCCGCGAAGATGCCAGCCTGGAAGGATTAGCGGCGTTGAAACCGGCGTTTGATCCGGTCAACGGTACCGTCACCGCCGGTAGCTCCTCGGCGCTTTCCGACGGCGCCGCCGCCATGTTGATTATGGGTGAAAGCCGGGCACGAGAGCTGGGCCTGACACCACGCGCACGTATTCGCAGCATGGCAGTGGTCGGCTGCGATCCTTCCATTATGGGATACGGCCCGGTACCGGCCAGTAAGCTGGCACTGAAACGCGCCGGTCTGACAGTGCAGGATATTGGCCTGTTCGAGCTAAACGAGGCTTTCGCCGCCCAAACGCTACCCTGCCTGAAAGATTTAGGCTTACTGGAGCAGATAGACGAGAAAGTGAACCTGAATGGTGGCGCGATTGCGCTCGGTCATCCACTGGGATGTTCCGGCGCGCGTATCAGCACCACATTGCTGAATCTGATGGAAAAACGCGATGTTCAGTTTGGTCTGGCGACCATGTGTATTGGTTTAGGCCAGGGCATCGCAACGGTATTCGAACGTCTGTAA
- the pepQ gene encoding Xaa-Pro dipeptidase, with translation MDSLKTLYHAHINTLQQRAQQVLARFKLDAMLIHSGELLTVFLDDHDYPFKVNPQFKAWVPVTQVPDCWLWIDGVNKPKLWFYSPVDYWHNVEPLPNSFWTGDVDVIGLKNADEIGQLLPAQRDNVAYIGPVPARATQLGIKVDSINPKGVIDFLHYHRSIKTDYELACMREAQKLAVAGHRAAKEAFFSGMSEFDINIAYLSATGHRDIDVPYGNIIALNEHAAVLHYTKLDHQPPAKRHSFLIDAGAEYLGYAADLTRSYAAQAKSRYAEMVETMNKEELALIATLKAGVRYTDYHLQMHQRIARMLLKFELVKGLSEETLVAEDLTGPFMPHGLGHPLGLQVHDVAGFMQDDNGTHLAAPAQYPYLRCTRVLEPGMVMTIEPGFYIIDSLLAALRSGKYSQHFDWQAIDALKPYGGIRIEDNVVIHANRIENMTRDLHLA, from the coding sequence ATGGATTCACTGAAAACCCTGTATCACGCGCATATCAATACGCTGCAACAGCGTGCGCAGCAGGTGCTGGCGCGTTTTAAACTTGATGCCATGCTGATTCATTCTGGCGAGTTGCTGACCGTGTTTCTCGACGATCATGACTATCCGTTTAAGGTGAATCCGCAATTCAAAGCCTGGGTGCCGGTCACGCAGGTGCCTGACTGCTGGTTATGGATCGACGGCGTGAATAAACCAAAGCTGTGGTTCTATTCGCCGGTGGATTACTGGCATAACGTGGAGCCACTGCCCAATAGCTTCTGGACCGGGGATGTTGACGTTATCGGTCTGAAAAACGCCGATGAAATTGGGCAACTGCTGCCAGCCCAGCGCGATAATGTGGCTTATATCGGGCCGGTGCCGGCGCGTGCGACTCAGCTGGGTATCAAAGTCGATAGCATCAACCCCAAAGGGGTGATCGATTTCCTGCATTACCACCGCAGTATCAAAACCGATTATGAACTGGCCTGCATGCGTGAAGCGCAGAAGCTGGCAGTCGCCGGGCATCGTGCCGCCAAAGAAGCCTTTTTCTCCGGCATGAGCGAATTTGACATCAATATTGCCTACCTGAGCGCCACCGGCCATCGCGATATCGACGTGCCTTACGGCAACATTATCGCGTTGAATGAACATGCCGCCGTGTTGCACTACACCAAACTGGATCATCAGCCACCGGCGAAACGCCATAGCTTTTTGATTGATGCCGGGGCGGAATACCTGGGTTATGCGGCCGATTTGACCCGTAGCTATGCCGCGCAGGCGAAATCGCGCTATGCCGAAATGGTCGAGACGATGAATAAAGAGGAGCTGGCGCTGATCGCTACCCTCAAGGCTGGCGTGCGCTATACCGATTATCATCTGCAAATGCATCAACGCATTGCGCGGATGTTGCTGAAGTTTGAGCTGGTGAAAGGGCTGAGTGAAGAAACGCTGGTGGCGGAAGACTTAACCGGTCCGTTTATGCCGCATGGTCTTGGTCACCCGCTCGGTCTCCAGGTACACGACGTTGCCGGTTTTATGCAGGATGATAACGGTACGCATCTGGCTGCACCGGCGCAATATCCGTATCTGCGTTGCACCAGGGTGCTGGAGCCGGGCATGGTGATGACCATCGAACCTGGCTTCTACATTATCGATTCGCTGCTGGCGGCTCTGCGCAGTGGCAAATATAGCCAGCACTTTGACTGGCAGGCAATTGATGCGCTGAAGCCTTATGGGGGGATTCGTATTGAGGATAATGTGGTGATCCATGCCAACCGGATTGAAAACATGACGCGCGATCTGCATCTGGCCTGA
- the fadB gene encoding fatty acid oxidation complex subunit alpha FadB, whose translation MLYQGDTLSVRWLDDGIAELVFDAPGSVNKLDTKTVASLGEALGVLEQQPALRGLLLTSAKPAFIVGADITEFLSLFDAPVEKLSQWLAFANSIFNRLEDLPVPTVAAIDGYALGGGCECVLAADFRIATASTRIGLPETKLGIMPGFGGSVRLPRLLGADSALEIIAAGKDVDGISALKLGLVDAVVSSDKLRSAALTVLQDAIIQGSWQARRAPKLAPLKLSPIEAAMSFTIAKSMVLQTAGKHYPAPITAVKTIEAAAGLGRDDALKLETAAFVPLAQSDVARALVGIFLNDQYVKGLAKKRGNATSTPAQAAVLGAGIMGGGIAYQSAWKGVPVQMKDINPQALALGMKEASKLLNKQLERGKIDGAKLASVLTTIQPTLDYAGFERADVVVEAVVENPQIKAKVLAETEQHLRDDAILASNTSTIPISQLAQALQRPENFCGMHFFNPVPRMPLVEVIRGEKTSEETLGKVVAWASKMGKTPIVVNDCPGFFVNRVLFPYFAAFSLLLRDGADFRQIDKVMEKQFGWPMGPAWLLDVVGIDTAHHAQQVMAQGFPSRMQKDYRDAIDVLYEAGRYGQKNGLGFWRWTEDKKGKAQKQADAEVDTLLQHVCQPKRVFSDEEIANRMMLPMLHEVVRCLEEKIIASPAEADMALVYGLGFPPFRGGAFRYMDTLGNSTVVDQAKRYTALGPLYALPELLVHIAHQHQSWYPAALPIDEAALQTA comes from the coding sequence ATGCTTTACCAAGGCGATACCCTTTCTGTTCGCTGGCTTGACGATGGCATCGCCGAGCTGGTTTTTGATGCCCCCGGTTCGGTGAATAAACTCGATACCAAAACCGTTGCCTCCCTGGGTGAGGCGCTGGGTGTACTGGAACAGCAACCCGCACTGCGCGGCCTGCTGCTCACTTCGGCAAAACCGGCGTTTATTGTCGGTGCCGACATCACCGAATTTCTTTCCCTGTTCGATGCCCCGGTTGAAAAGCTGAGCCAGTGGCTGGCCTTTGCCAACAGCATTTTTAATCGTCTGGAAGATTTGCCGGTGCCTACCGTTGCCGCGATTGACGGTTATGCGCTGGGCGGCGGTTGCGAGTGCGTACTGGCGGCTGACTTCCGTATCGCCACTGCATCAACCCGCATCGGTCTGCCGGAGACCAAACTGGGCATCATGCCCGGTTTTGGCGGCAGCGTCCGCCTGCCGCGTTTGCTGGGCGCCGACAGCGCACTGGAGATTATCGCCGCCGGTAAAGATGTCGATGGCATCAGCGCGCTGAAACTGGGCCTGGTCGATGCGGTCGTGAGCAGCGATAAATTGCGCAGCGCAGCCTTAACCGTCCTCCAGGATGCCATCATCCAGGGCAGCTGGCAGGCACGTCGCGCACCGAAACTGGCACCGCTGAAACTCAGCCCGATTGAAGCCGCCATGAGCTTTACCATCGCCAAAAGCATGGTACTGCAAACCGCAGGCAAACATTACCCGGCCCCCATCACGGCAGTAAAAACCATTGAAGCCGCTGCCGGGTTGGGCCGCGATGATGCATTGAAACTGGAAACGGCTGCCTTTGTGCCCCTGGCGCAAAGTGACGTAGCGCGCGCGCTGGTCGGCATCTTCCTTAACGATCAATACGTCAAAGGATTAGCCAAAAAACGCGGTAATGCCACCAGCACCCCGGCGCAGGCGGCGGTTCTCGGTGCAGGTATTATGGGCGGCGGCATTGCTTATCAGTCGGCATGGAAAGGCGTGCCGGTGCAGATGAAAGATATCAATCCACAGGCGCTGGCACTCGGTATGAAAGAAGCCAGCAAACTGCTGAACAAGCAACTGGAACGCGGCAAGATTGACGGTGCGAAACTCGCCAGCGTGCTGACCACCATCCAGCCCACGCTGGACTACGCCGGGTTTGAGCGCGCCGATGTGGTGGTTGAGGCGGTAGTGGAAAACCCGCAAATCAAAGCCAAAGTGCTGGCCGAGACCGAGCAACATCTGCGTGATGACGCCATTCTGGCTTCCAACACCTCAACCATTCCGATTAGCCAGCTGGCGCAGGCGCTGCAACGTCCTGAAAACTTCTGTGGCATGCATTTCTTCAATCCGGTGCCACGCATGCCATTGGTCGAAGTGATTCGCGGTGAAAAGACCTCCGAGGAGACGCTCGGAAAAGTCGTCGCCTGGGCCAGCAAAATGGGCAAGACACCGATCGTGGTTAATGACTGTCCCGGCTTCTTTGTTAACCGCGTACTGTTCCCCTACTTTGCCGCCTTCAGCCTGCTGCTGCGCGACGGTGCCGACTTCCGCCAGATCGACAAAGTGATGGAGAAACAATTCGGCTGGCCGATGGGTCCGGCATGGCTGCTGGATGTGGTCGGCATTGATACCGCTCACCATGCCCAGCAGGTGATGGCGCAGGGCTTCCCGTCACGGATGCAGAAAGATTATCGCGACGCCATTGACGTGCTGTACGAAGCCGGACGATACGGTCAGAAAAATGGCCTGGGTTTCTGGCGCTGGACAGAGGACAAAAAGGGCAAAGCACAGAAACAAGCCGATGCCGAAGTGGATACGCTGTTGCAGCACGTTTGCCAGCCGAAACGCGTCTTCAGCGATGAAGAGATTGCCAACCGCATGATGCTGCCGATGCTGCATGAAGTGGTGCGCTGCCTGGAAGAGAAGATTATCGCCTCTCCAGCGGAAGCGGACATGGCGCTGGTCTATGGTCTCGGCTTCCCGCCGTTCCGCGGTGGTGCCTTCCGTTATATGGACACGCTGGGGAACAGCACGGTGGTGGATCAGGCGAAGCGTTATACCGCACTCGGCCCGCTGTATGCATTGCCGGAGTTGCTGGTACACATTGCCCATCAGCATCAAAGCTGGTATCCCGCCGCTCTTCCGATTGATGAAGCTGCGCTGCAAACTGCCTGA